One window of Atribacter laminatus genomic DNA carries:
- a CDS encoding NifB/NifX family molybdenum-iron cluster-binding protein, with product MTVLVDKNRCVGCGICTSICSDGIRLDIIKGYALIVDGNSECMDKARRACPQEAITEINEKLKFAIGTDDKKTVKPDDHVGMSAFFHIFEYSDGEMIFKEKRENPKYKSDETRIHGDPGKAKATASVLQDVDVLIGKMMGPNIVRLKKQFVCVIVREKEISHVIDIIKENICTVLHEKNKSDSNERRGILLK from the coding sequence ATGACGGTCCTCGTAGATAAAAATCGGTGTGTTGGTTGTGGAATATGTACGAGTATATGCTCCGATGGTATACGGTTAGACATTATAAAAGGATATGCTCTCATTGTTGATGGGAATTCTGAATGCATGGATAAAGCGAGGCGTGCCTGTCCTCAAGAAGCAATAACCGAAATAAATGAAAAACTGAAATTTGCCATTGGAACAGATGATAAAAAAACAGTGAAACCCGATGACCATGTAGGAATGTCGGCTTTTTTCCACATTTTTGAATATTCCGATGGAGAGATGATTTTTAAAGAAAAAAGAGAGAATCCGAAATATAAATCCGACGAAACAAGAATTCACGGTGATCCCGGGAAAGCGAAGGCGACTGCTTCGGTTTTGCAAGATGTAGATGTATTAATTGGAAAAATGATGGGTCCCAATATTGTTCGTTTAAAAAAACAATTTGTTTGTGTGATTGTGAGAGAAAAAGAGATTTCTCATGTTATCGATATCATAAAAGAAAACATATGCACAGTATTGCATGAGAAGAATAAGAGCGATAGCAACGAAAGAAGAGGGATATTGTTAAAATGA
- a CDS encoding class I adenylate-forming enzyme family protein, which yields MHEIHQSMVERLSVTVENYPDLPALDYYGSKISYRRLFETIKRMATIWKNLGIEPGHRVILCLPNIPEVVIALYSLNMIGAVACIVHPLSTSKEMAFYIKDTQSKWVITLDMLYGNFKKAVEESRVEKTILTTVSGKLPPLLRLLFFFRQGRKNPVYRGNHLIYWKTFGKKLPPPVEEFYHFSSDQPAVILFSGGTTGTPKGVLLSNGNMNALADQVIAQVDPHPGRESILCILPLFHGFGLGICLHSVLIGGGRCVLIPRFSKKEFIDGVIKYKPTYIAGVPTHYEALVSSEKTKRIHFSFLKGAFCGGDNVPHPLIQRFNKFVQSHGGTVCLREGYGLTECVTACSIMPENLYKKGSVGLPLPGNRFKIVRPHSTEEVPVGEEGEICVNGPTVMLGYNNRPEETARVLLKHDDGLIWLSTGDLGKLDQDGFLYFTGRMKRIIKCSGYAVYPSQVENVINSHPQVAASCVIGIPDEYTMSRVKAFVVLRETVQSREALAEEIKQYVAEHLIKWSVPTEIAFLDKLPVTRMGKLDYRTLEALEQGEAII from the coding sequence ATGCATGAAATTCATCAAAGCATGGTCGAGCGATTGTCGGTCACGGTTGAAAACTATCCTGATTTACCTGCTCTTGATTATTATGGGAGTAAGATATCTTACCGTCGATTATTTGAAACCATCAAGAGAATGGCAACGATCTGGAAAAATCTGGGAATCGAACCAGGTCATCGGGTCATCCTTTGTCTTCCCAATATTCCTGAAGTAGTTATCGCTCTCTATTCCTTAAACATGATTGGGGCAGTGGCTTGTATTGTACATCCTTTATCGACTTCAAAAGAAATGGCTTTTTACATAAAAGATACTCAGAGCAAATGGGTCATAACCCTAGACATGCTTTATGGTAACTTTAAAAAAGCAGTTGAGGAGAGTCGGGTTGAAAAAACCATTCTTACCACGGTTTCTGGGAAACTCCCTCCCTTACTTCGGCTCCTCTTTTTTTTCAGACAGGGACGTAAAAACCCTGTTTACCGGGGGAATCATTTGATTTATTGGAAAACCTTTGGGAAAAAACTCCCACCACCTGTTGAAGAATTTTACCACTTTTCTTCCGACCAACCCGCCGTCATCCTTTTTAGTGGTGGAACGACGGGAACACCAAAAGGAGTTCTCCTCTCGAACGGAAATATGAATGCCCTGGCAGACCAAGTAATCGCTCAGGTTGATCCTCATCCGGGGAGAGAATCAATTTTGTGCATCTTGCCCCTTTTTCACGGGTTTGGACTTGGTATTTGCTTACATTCTGTTCTAATCGGTGGAGGCCGGTGTGTTCTTATTCCTCGTTTTAGCAAAAAGGAATTTATCGATGGTGTCATTAAATATAAGCCTACTTATATTGCTGGAGTACCTACCCACTACGAAGCTTTAGTCAGCAGCGAAAAAACAAAAAGAATTCATTTTTCTTTTCTTAAAGGAGCATTTTGTGGGGGAGATAACGTTCCCCATCCTCTCATTCAACGGTTTAATAAATTTGTGCAAAGCCATGGAGGAACGGTCTGTTTGAGAGAGGGGTACGGCTTAACAGAGTGCGTAACCGCGTGCTCGATCATGCCAGAAAATCTCTATAAGAAGGGGAGTGTGGGTTTGCCTCTCCCTGGTAATCGCTTCAAGATTGTTCGGCCTCATAGCACGGAGGAGGTACCGGTGGGAGAAGAAGGAGAGATTTGCGTCAATGGACCAACGGTCATGCTCGGATACAATAACCGTCCCGAGGAGACTGCCCGAGTGTTATTAAAACATGATGATGGTCTTATCTGGCTTTCTACCGGAGATTTGGGAAAGCTCGATCAAGATGGGTTTTTATACTTCACAGGGAGAATGAAAAGAATTATCAAATGCTCAGGTTATGCTGTTTACCCGTCCCAAGTTGAGAATGTCATTAACAGCCATCCACAAGTTGCTGCATCATGCGTCATTGGTATTCCTGACGAGTACACAATGAGTCGAGTCAAGGCGTTTGTCGTTTTACGGGAGACAGTTCAATCCCGGGAGGCGTTGGCTGAAGAGATAAAACAGTATGTAGCTGAGCACCTTATTAAATGGTCAGTTCCTACTGAGATTGCCTTCCTAGATAAACTGCCAGTTACCCGAATGGGAAAACTAGACTATCGGACTTTAGAAGCCTTGGAACAAGGCGAAGCGATTATTTGA
- a CDS encoding MGDG synthase family glycosyltransferase — translation MKKILILMIEVGSGHKIPALAVKDAIEEIATHRFRIKVVDFAKESGANKVDHFLKSSWDLALAHPVMTLAINRAIDVFYPITTSRNLLSSLFRDFVLKGMNYIRQFNPDIVYSTHFFCSTIAATARKRHHLSFKVVTTMTDPLLVITCGLIITSIVSWQPTQLLLNTSSEVE, via the coding sequence ATGAAGAAAATATTAATTCTGATGATTGAAGTGGGGAGTGGTCACAAAATACCAGCCCTAGCTGTCAAAGATGCCATTGAGGAAATCGCTACTCATCGATTCCGGATTAAAGTGGTGGATTTCGCCAAAGAGTCAGGAGCAAATAAGGTAGATCACTTTCTTAAAAGCTCTTGGGACTTAGCCCTCGCCCATCCGGTTATGACCTTAGCCATTAACCGGGCCATTGATGTCTTTTATCCCATTACCACTAGTCGGAATCTCCTTTCTTCCCTTTTTCGGGATTTTGTACTCAAAGGGATGAACTACATCCGACAATTCAACCCCGATATTGTCTATTCCACTCACTTCTTTTGCAGTACGATTGCAGCGACGGCAAGAAAACGGCATCATCTTTCGTTTAAGGTGGTAACCACAATGACTGACCCATTATTGGTCATCACATGTGGATTGATAATCACCTCGATTGTATCCTGGCAGCCAACCCAATTGCTGCTGAATACCTCTTCAGAGGTGGAATGA
- a CDS encoding carbohydrate ABC transporter permease encodes MKSNQYNRREVRFAWLLIIPAFIFIGIIIFYPMVMAFYTSLHQVDLTRKAQGTPFIGFKNYIDILKSSGFWASINRTVYFTVVSIAIEMVIGFLIALLLNQKFWARGILRSLLLIPWALPITVDAIMWKWIFNANYGAFNAFLCLLSYDKPSSMMF; translated from the coding sequence ATGAAATCAAACCAATATAATCGAAGAGAAGTTCGATTTGCTTGGCTATTAATCATTCCCGCTTTTATTTTTATTGGAATTATCATTTTTTATCCAATGGTTATGGCTTTCTATACCAGCCTCCATCAGGTTGACTTAACTCGAAAAGCCCAGGGCACCCCTTTTATTGGTTTTAAAAATTATATTGATATATTGAAAAGCAGTGGTTTTTGGGCTTCAATCAACCGTACTGTATATTTCACCGTGGTATCTATTGCCATTGAAATGGTTATTGGTTTTTTAATCGCTCTTCTTCTAAACCAAAAATTTTGGGCAAGAGGTATTCTCCGCAGTTTATTGTTGATACCGTGGGCGCTTCCGATTACCGTTGATGCCATTATGTGGAAATGGATATTCAACGCCAACTACGGTGCATTTAATGCTTTCCTCTGTTTATTGTCTTATGATAAACCCAGTAGTATGATGTTTTAG
- the istB gene encoding IS21-like element helper ATPase IstB, translating to MINSTTMNKLHDMRLSAMADAFKRQLSDEKYQELSFEERVGILVDVEWAKRRSNKLLHLIKKADFRYPQASIEDIEYHADRKLDKAQILRLSGCAYIQEKRNLIIMGASGNGKSYVACAFGMAACRNYYTVKYIRLPDLLDELAVARGEGVYQMVMKKYKKVGLLILDEWLLTPLKDTQAMDLLEIVEARHQNASTIFCTQFAPRGWHEKIGEDTLADAILDRIVHDSYTILIDGKVSMRERHGIKN from the coding sequence ATGATTAATTCTACGACCATGAACAAGCTGCATGACATGCGACTCTCCGCTATGGCGGATGCTTTCAAACGCCAACTGTCTGATGAGAAATATCAGGAGCTATCGTTTGAAGAACGGGTTGGTATTCTTGTTGATGTGGAATGGGCTAAACGCAGAAGCAATAAACTGCTCCATCTCATTAAAAAAGCAGATTTCCGCTATCCTCAGGCTAGCATTGAAGATATTGAATACCATGCCGACAGGAAACTAGATAAGGCACAAATCCTACGGCTATCTGGGTGCGCTTACATCCAGGAGAAACGCAACCTCATCATCATGGGTGCCTCTGGAAACGGGAAATCTTATGTTGCCTGTGCTTTTGGTATGGCGGCTTGTCGCAACTATTATACCGTTAAGTATATCCGACTACCGGATCTTCTGGATGAACTGGCAGTGGCTCGAGGTGAAGGTGTCTATCAGATGGTGATGAAGAAGTACAAAAAGGTTGGCTTACTCATTTTGGATGAATGGCTCTTAACTCCACTTAAAGACACCCAGGCAATGGATCTCCTTGAGATCGTTGAAGCAAGACATCAGAATGCTTCTACTATTTTTTGCACCCAATTTGCTCCACGTGGGTGGCATGAAAAGATCGGCGAAGATACACTAGCAGATGCCATTCTTGATCGTATTGTCCATGATTCCTATACCATCCTTATTGACGGCAAAGTGTCAATGAGGGAACGACATGGGATTAAAAATTGA
- a CDS encoding FAD:protein FMN transferase has product MKCVEKFDFCMDTVIYQKIYGKNSEVAIDEATRKIQYLECLLSFFQEESDIYQINSKAGKDWVKVNQDTIEILKMAVKISELSAGVFDVTTGVLNDYWRHLKKNQRKPDKNQIDDLMRLINYRDILINPEEKLVKLSRFNQKIDLGGIGKGYAGEKVIDVYKDYSIQSGFINLGGNVVTIGKPHWNRNWIIGIRDPFSEDGGIFGNLKVEDQAVVTSGGYERYYEINGFKYHHILDPRNGFPARLEWQSVTVVAESSSLADALSTAIFIMSQKELVGFLENFPSLGVILVAHPGEIVVSKNLKEIFQKINQKMSIIYIN; this is encoded by the coding sequence ATGAAATGTGTTGAGAAATTTGATTTCTGCATGGATACAGTTATTTATCAGAAAATATATGGAAAAAACTCAGAAGTGGCTATTGATGAAGCAACGAGGAAAATCCAATACTTAGAGTGTTTGCTTAGTTTTTTCCAAGAAGAAAGCGATATTTATCAAATAAATTCAAAGGCAGGGAAAGATTGGGTAAAAGTAAACCAAGATACCATAGAAATCTTGAAAATGGCAGTTAAAATATCGGAATTAAGTGCTGGTGTTTTTGATGTGACAACCGGAGTTTTGAATGATTATTGGCGCCATTTAAAAAAAAATCAAAGAAAACCAGATAAAAACCAAATTGATGATTTAATGAGGTTGATTAACTACCGTGATATTTTAATTAATCCAGAAGAAAAGTTAGTGAAGCTCTCACGGTTCAATCAAAAAATTGACCTAGGGGGAATAGGGAAAGGATATGCTGGGGAGAAGGTTATCGATGTTTATAAAGATTATTCAATCCAATCGGGATTTATTAATTTAGGAGGAAATGTAGTAACTATTGGGAAACCCCATTGGAATAGAAATTGGATTATTGGTATTCGTGATCCCTTTTCAGAGGATGGGGGGATATTTGGGAATCTAAAGGTAGAAGATCAAGCAGTCGTAACTTCAGGGGGATATGAGAGATATTATGAAATTAATGGTTTCAAGTATCACCATATTCTTGATCCTCGAAACGGTTTTCCCGCTCGGTTAGAATGGCAAAGCGTTACCGTGGTTGCAGAAAGTTCTTCCTTGGCAGATGCCCTTTCCACTGCTATTTTTATTATGAGTCAAAAAGAGCTCGTTGGTTTTTTAGAGAATTTTCCATCTTTAGGTGTGATTTTGGTTGCTCATCCTGGAGAAATAGTAGTCAGTAAAAATTTGAAAGAAATTTTTCAAAAAATCAATCAAAAAATGTCTATAATATATATTAATTGA
- a CDS encoding 2-oxo acid dehydrogenase subunit E2, with product MTEKKKEKRFVTRGYRRDGRWLRDIHPLHRLEPFVMRTRNESCIYFREKLDITHTLDYLQKRNQDVSPKEKITLFHVLLAAMVRTAVLKPGLNRFIAGKRIYQRNELQISYMVKQEKTEAAPMLAIKETFEPTDTLDRVVEKVQASVERARLEKSADSESLVKTFSKMPSWLISSIIAVLRWLDTFDLVPESMTRSDPFYASAFVANIGSIGVNAPYHHLYEWGNVSLFVVLGKYAEELKINLEGKLNKKTCVEITFTVDERINDGFYLARALQTFKRLMENPEKLTEPLEGGTESDA from the coding sequence GTGACTGAGAAAAAGAAAGAGAAGCGCTTTGTTACGAGAGGATACCGTCGTGATGGAAGATGGTTAAGAGATATCCACCCTCTACATCGTTTGGAACCATTCGTCATGCGGACCAGAAACGAATCCTGCATCTACTTTAGAGAGAAACTCGATATAACCCATACCCTGGATTACCTCCAAAAAAGAAACCAGGATGTATCTCCAAAAGAGAAAATCACCCTCTTTCATGTTCTCTTGGCAGCCATGGTGCGAACAGCCGTTTTAAAGCCTGGCTTGAACCGTTTTATTGCTGGTAAGCGTATTTACCAACGGAATGAGCTGCAAATATCCTATATGGTGAAACAGGAAAAAACTGAAGCCGCACCAATGTTAGCGATCAAAGAAACCTTTGAACCGACAGATACTTTGGATCGGGTTGTGGAAAAAGTCCAAGCATCCGTCGAGCGAGCCCGATTGGAGAAGAGTGCCGATAGTGAGAGTTTGGTTAAAACATTTTCCAAAATGCCCAGCTGGCTTATTTCATCCATTATCGCTGTTCTTCGTTGGTTGGATACCTTTGACCTTGTCCCAGAATCAATGACCCGCTCAGATCCCTTTTATGCCAGTGCTTTTGTAGCAAATATTGGGAGCATAGGGGTTAATGCTCCCTATCATCATTTATATGAGTGGGGGAACGTATCCCTCTTTGTTGTTTTAGGAAAGTATGCTGAAGAGTTGAAAATAAATTTAGAAGGTAAATTGAATAAAAAAACTTGTGTCGAAATCACCTTCACAGTTGATGAACGAATCAACGATGGGTTTTATTTAGCACGAGCTTTACAAACTTTCAAGCGACTTATGGAAAATCCGGAAAAATTGACAGAACCATTGGAAGGAGGAACCGAAAGTGATGCATGA
- the tsaA gene encoding tRNA (N6-threonylcarbamoyladenosine(37)-N6)-methyltransferase TrmO — protein sequence MVIEMKLKPIGVIRTPYLETAPYQPVHDDFGEFRVILLKEYSKGLKDLDRFRYIYVIYYLHRLQRSISLIEKPSWAQGVEVGLFASRSPVRPNPIGISIVRIKKIKENVIFTSGLDVIDNTPLLDIKPYIKDLDSKDDANSGWIDSLKNSKKHLLLHIRGIPHDF from the coding sequence GTGGTTATTGAAATGAAGTTAAAGCCCATTGGTGTCATTCGAACACCGTATCTCGAAACGGCGCCATATCAACCGGTTCATGATGATTTTGGCGAATTTCGAGTTATTTTATTAAAAGAGTATTCGAAGGGGCTCAAGGATCTTGATCGTTTTCGATATATATATGTGATTTACTATCTACACCGTCTGCAACGCAGCATTTCCTTGATAGAAAAACCATCTTGGGCGCAAGGCGTTGAAGTAGGATTGTTTGCCAGCAGATCCCCAGTTCGACCGAATCCAATTGGAATAAGTATTGTTCGGATTAAAAAAATAAAAGAGAATGTGATTTTCACCAGCGGGTTGGATGTGATTGACAACACCCCATTGTTAGATATCAAACCGTATATAAAGGATTTAGATTCCAAGGATGATGCAAATTCAGGGTGGATCGACTCCCTTAAAAATAGCAAAAAGCACCTTCTCCTTCATATCCGAGGAATTCCACATGACTTTTAA
- a CDS encoding glycosyltransferase yields the protein MKKDRVRIVPFPIHTRFFKETKNKEEIKEQFRLNENKLTLLFSAGGQGIGKTEEYIKAIYRRDLPVNIIAVCGKNQNLFQSLSFLKNQADTHTNLTVLGYVDYMNVLLSIADLFVSKAGPAAVFESLACGCPIIFTHWVGYNEKGNLDFCIKCEVGWFAPNSEKFLQLLAKIMDQEDLLIRYQMNIENLKATPFIGQLSEGA from the coding sequence ATGAAAAAGGATAGGGTGAGAATAGTCCCTTTCCCTATCCATACTCGTTTTTTTAAAGAAACTAAAAATAAAGAGGAAATCAAAGAACAATTTCGATTGAACGAAAATAAATTAACCCTTTTATTCAGTGCTGGTGGACAAGGAATAGGAAAAACTGAAGAGTATATCAAAGCCATTTACCGCCGTGATCTGCCGGTTAACATTATTGCCGTATGTGGAAAAAACCAGAACCTTTTCCAATCCTTGTCTTTTTTGAAGAATCAAGCGGATACTCACACCAATTTGACGGTGCTGGGGTATGTGGACTATATGAATGTTCTTTTATCCATCGCCGATTTATTTGTTTCTAAGGCAGGACCAGCTGCTGTTTTTGAATCTTTGGCTTGTGGTTGCCCAATAATTTTTACCCATTGGGTGGGGTATAACGAGAAGGGAAATTTGGATTTTTGCATAAAATGTGAGGTAGGGTGGTTCGCCCCCAACAGTGAAAAATTTCTCCAGCTTTTGGCAAAAATCATGGATCAAGAAGACTTACTCATTCGTTACCAAATGAATATCGAGAATTTAAAAGCAACACCGTTTATTGGTCAGCTTTCTGAAGGTGCATAA
- a CDS encoding extracellular solute-binding protein, with protein sequence MKHKGIFFITLILLVFLCSIMVGAKVTLSALFMKQAGYQESEMIEMTEEFMKRNPDIEINLNFVSYEELHDKIAVAAASESGAYDVIITDCVWPAEFAEAGWILDVTDRLSDEDRADIFPTVLSSVTYKGKLYGMPWLNDWEYFFYNKKMLNEVGAAVPTMWPEVVETSQKMKNNGIVEYPVIEFWGQGESVAIKYLTYLHAMGGNVFDESSMPIMNQGKGLEALEYMVDNLNAGIYNPASIESFAEEVRRVYSAGQAAFATNWIYMYSLSNDPQESQIAGDSEIGLIPGFPDGNKSASCNGGMGLSIVNTCPNPDEAWNYITFMCSREIQKKYSASALPIWISLYDDPELIALQPKTVPVAKEQIQYVYDRPQIPWYSQFSQLLAEELQAAITGVKTPQQALDDAVARTQEIQERY encoded by the coding sequence ATGAAACACAAAGGAATTTTTTTCATCACATTAATTTTATTGGTATTTTTGTGTTCGATTATGGTTGGTGCCAAGGTGACTCTAAGTGCTCTTTTTATGAAACAAGCTGGTTATCAAGAAAGTGAAATGATTGAAATGACGGAAGAATTTATGAAACGAAATCCAGACATAGAAATCAATTTAAATTTTGTATCCTACGAAGAACTCCACGATAAAATTGCGGTGGCTGCTGCGAGTGAATCAGGAGCATATGATGTTATTATTACCGACTGTGTTTGGCCGGCGGAATTTGCTGAGGCAGGTTGGATACTCGATGTAACTGATCGATTATCAGATGAAGATAGAGCTGATATTTTCCCAACTGTTTTGAGTTCGGTAACCTATAAAGGGAAATTATATGGAATGCCATGGCTCAATGATTGGGAATATTTCTTTTATAACAAGAAAATGTTGAATGAAGTAGGTGCTGCAGTCCCAACCATGTGGCCAGAAGTGGTTGAAACTTCCCAAAAAATGAAAAACAATGGAATAGTAGAATATCCAGTTATTGAGTTTTGGGGGCAGGGTGAGTCAGTCGCCATCAAATATCTAACTTATCTTCATGCCATGGGGGGGAATGTTTTTGACGAGAGCAGTATGCCGATTATGAACCAGGGGAAAGGCTTAGAGGCCTTGGAGTATATGGTTGATAATTTAAATGCCGGAATATATAATCCTGCTTCAATCGAAAGCTTTGCTGAAGAAGTACGTCGAGTATATTCAGCAGGCCAGGCGGCATTTGCTACTAATTGGATTTATATGTACAGTTTGTCCAACGATCCCCAAGAATCACAAATTGCCGGTGATTCGGAAATAGGATTAATTCCTGGTTTCCCCGATGGGAACAAAAGTGCTTCCTGTAACGGTGGGATGGGGTTAAGTATTGTGAATACGTGCCCGAATCCAGACGAAGCTTGGAACTACATAACTTTCATGTGCAGTCGAGAAATTCAAAAGAAATACAGTGCGAGTGCACTTCCTATCTGGATATCCTTGTATGATGATCCTGAATTGATTGCTCTTCAACCCAAAACTGTCCCCGTTGCAAAAGAACAAATACAATACGTGTATGATCGTCCACAAATTCCATGGTATTCCCAATTTTCCCAGTTGTTAGCTGAAGAATTACAGGCGGCTATAACTGGGGTCAAAACTCCTCAACAGGCTCTCGATGATGCCGTAGCTCGGACACAAGAAATTCAGGAAAGATATTAA
- a CDS encoding FMN-binding protein gives MSILAIVLIIVAVIVVILFIFASAGLKKVGKLNIGKIDLAKLDDGVYPGGFKGYRWSNQVEVTVKNHQITGIKIIKDVVFGSGDISKKIFDQIIQKQSLQIDTVSSATVTNKAYLKAIENALMKGK, from the coding sequence ATGAGTATTTTAGCAATTGTTCTTATCATTGTGGCTGTCATTGTGGTAATTTTATTCATTTTTGCCTCAGCTGGTTTAAAAAAAGTCGGAAAGCTTAATATCGGAAAGATAGATCTTGCTAAATTGGATGATGGAGTCTATCCAGGTGGATTTAAGGGATATCGGTGGTCGAATCAGGTAGAGGTAACAGTGAAAAATCACCAAATTACCGGAATAAAAATTATCAAAGATGTTGTCTTTGGATCGGGAGATATTTCCAAAAAAATCTTCGATCAGATTATTCAAAAGCAATCATTGCAGATAGATACAGTATCAAGCGCAACAGTGACCAACAAAGCCTACCTTAAAGCAATAGAAAACGCATTAATGAAAGGGAAATAG
- a CDS encoding IS110 family transposase: protein MKYQQVVGMDIAKDSVQASRFDGTTFFDFSFPNQEKSFLKEVQKSIPKSDPSHTLFVMEATGAYHLKLATTLYKKGYSVAVVNPFIIKKYAEMLLKRAKTDRKDARLIAQFGFYQEVTLFAPKESMAEEITQVLKGLDQLKKERTNLKNYREAFTCHNEINPVVRDIYQKQLEEIEKAIKTLEAEAKRLVSQYAPKEYQLLLSIKGIGKCSATALLGLLQKMDRFSRGKEVASFLGLAPQISQSGKDKGKAWLSKKGNGYLRRLLYLAALSASRSNAQCRELYQRLLAKGKPKKVALIAVANKLLRQAFAVLKSGCPYDPHYLKLKSNLEVVLT from the coding sequence ATGAAGTACCAACAAGTAGTGGGCATGGATATTGCGAAAGACTCAGTGCAAGCCAGTCGCTTTGATGGAACAACTTTTTTTGATTTTTCCTTTCCCAACCAAGAAAAGTCGTTCCTGAAAGAGGTTCAGAAAAGCATCCCAAAAAGTGATCCCTCTCACACTCTTTTTGTCATGGAAGCAACTGGAGCGTATCATCTCAAACTCGCCACTACCCTCTATAAGAAAGGTTACTCCGTTGCCGTCGTCAATCCCTTCATCATCAAAAAATATGCCGAGATGCTCTTAAAAAGAGCCAAGACTGATAGGAAAGATGCTCGGTTGATTGCCCAATTTGGTTTTTATCAGGAGGTCACTCTCTTTGCTCCCAAAGAGAGCATGGCTGAAGAAATAACTCAAGTCTTAAAAGGTCTAGACCAACTCAAAAAAGAAAGAACCAACTTGAAGAATTACCGAGAAGCATTCACCTGCCATAACGAGATCAACCCAGTGGTGAGGGATATCTATCAAAAACAGCTGGAAGAGATCGAAAAAGCGATCAAAACCCTCGAAGCCGAAGCAAAACGACTGGTTTCCCAGTATGCTCCGAAAGAATACCAACTGCTCCTGAGTATCAAAGGAATCGGGAAATGCTCGGCGACTGCTCTTTTAGGACTCCTCCAAAAGATGGATCGCTTCTCTCGAGGGAAAGAAGTGGCCAGTTTCTTAGGCCTTGCTCCCCAGATCTCTCAATCTGGAAAAGACAAAGGCAAAGCCTGGCTGAGTAAAAAGGGGAACGGCTATCTCCGTAGGCTTCTCTATCTTGCGGCTCTTTCGGCTTCACGGTCTAATGCTCAATGTCGGGAACTCTATCAGCGACTCCTTGCGAAAGGAAAACCGAAGAAAGTCGCTCTCATAGCAGTCGCCAATAAGCTCTTAAGACAGGCCTTTGCAGTATTAAAAAGTGGTTGTCCTTATGATCCTCATTACCTAAAACTAAAAAGTAATCTTGAAGTAGTTTTGACTTGA